A part of Haloarchaeobius sp. HME9146 genomic DNA contains:
- a CDS encoding BMP family protein translates to MDRSITRRGILTGACGGITSALAGCTSVVPGMGTGDGDGATETATRQFDQSETFIGMLYATSGLDDDSFNDMANRGVKLARVRHGIEYKNAVPETVDQIQALQTEYAKSTNPQFDLTVCIGFLQQEPLTKTAKEYSDQKFMLVDAVVDRDNVANYVFKEHEGSFQVGVLAGSLTSQGFSAGAGQTRVDRKTVGFVGGIESDLIKKFEAGFMAGAKYADEDVEVLREYVGSFSDVEAGRQAAQSMYDEGADIVYHAAGGTGVGVFQAAQENGRFAIGVDSDQSETDPRYANVILASMVKRVDTAVFNAIDTIEKGEFDGGSVQSLGLDRNGLEVAYGNVVGPEIPELAKLQVDDTRFKIVNGEIDVPTTPEEV, encoded by the coding sequence ATGGATAGGAGTATCACGCGGCGAGGGATACTGACTGGTGCCTGTGGTGGCATCACGTCGGCCCTCGCCGGGTGCACGTCCGTCGTACCCGGGATGGGAACGGGAGACGGCGATGGTGCCACAGAGACGGCGACACGACAGTTCGACCAGAGCGAGACGTTCATCGGGATGCTGTACGCGACCAGTGGGCTGGACGACGACTCGTTCAACGACATGGCCAACCGCGGGGTCAAGCTCGCTCGCGTCCGTCACGGCATCGAGTACAAGAACGCGGTGCCGGAGACCGTCGACCAGATCCAGGCGCTGCAGACGGAGTACGCGAAGTCGACGAACCCGCAGTTCGACCTCACCGTCTGCATCGGCTTCCTGCAACAGGAGCCGTTGACGAAGACCGCGAAGGAGTATTCCGACCAGAAGTTCATGCTGGTCGACGCGGTCGTCGACCGGGACAACGTGGCGAACTACGTGTTCAAGGAGCACGAGGGCTCGTTCCAGGTCGGCGTGCTCGCCGGGTCGCTGACGTCGCAGGGGTTCTCGGCGGGGGCCGGCCAGACCCGCGTCGACCGGAAGACGGTCGGTTTCGTCGGCGGTATCGAGTCCGACCTCATCAAGAAGTTCGAGGCCGGGTTCATGGCCGGGGCGAAGTACGCCGACGAGGACGTCGAGGTGCTGCGCGAGTACGTCGGCAGCTTCAGTGACGTCGAAGCCGGTCGGCAGGCGGCCCAGTCGATGTACGACGAGGGCGCGGACATCGTCTACCACGCCGCCGGCGGGACCGGCGTCGGGGTGTTCCAGGCCGCCCAGGAGAACGGTCGGTTCGCCATCGGCGTCGACTCGGACCAGTCCGAGACCGACCCGCGGTACGCGAACGTCATCCTCGCGAGCATGGTCAAGCGGGTCGACACGGCGGTGTTCAACGCCATCGACACCATCGAGAAAGGCGAGTTCGACGGCGGATCGGTCCAGTCACTCGGGCTGGACCGGAACGGTCTCGAGGTGGCGTACGGGAACGTGGTCGGGCCAGAGATACCCGAGCTGGCGAAGCTCCAGGTGGACGACACCCGGTTCAAGATCGTCAACGGGGAGATCGACGTCCCCACGACGCCGGAGGAGGTCTGA